The genomic window GGTATTCGAAAGCATTTGCTTCTCTATCTCTGTGTTAAAGCGAAGTAATTGTAAACAAAAGACACGTACGCGTGGTATTATAAGCTATTTTCACGATTCGATGGCTACGAACGAAGTGTTCGATTCGTGGggttcctttttccttttccttttttttttcacaacacgGTCTTCACGCGGATTTTCCAAGGTGTGCGAATCGTCGACGAAAACAAGTCGCGTTTGCGTCATTCTTGGGATTGAATCAATGCCTGAAATCATAATTGGGCATGAACGGCATTGACGTTAATCGAGCCAGCAGAAACATTGGCGGGGATACCTTTAGATGTGCCTTCGGCAATTGAGTAGTTTCCTTCGCCGCAATTCGATGTTATTTAGTAATTTTATAACTGCAGAATAGTCGCGCATTGGGGTGCATCGATAAAATTAGTATGCTCTTGAGATTCGTAAATGTcctgaaaaattatcgaaagtTGATATACCTGTATAATGCTTCGTTTCGGAATGGTTCAAAGTCTGGCAGATACGAAGGcgtattttattcagaaaataATCTTCCACGACGCGACTGACGCCTATTTTCTGTTCCGTTCATTATTAGTTCATTAAGCCGATCGTCAAAGACTTAAGAATTCCAACGACAAACGTCGTCgcgaaggaaggaaaaaaataatgttaatCAATTCAGAGATCTACGAACTAAGCTCGAACGAACAAATCTtcgagatatttgaaaatcttcGCCTGGTTTGACGCCGTTCCGGCCGGGTTTTGTATCGCGTGCGAAACGGGGGTGGAGGAGGGAGAAACGGCGGATGGAAGCCGGGTGATGGACATTGGACGGACGGGGGCGGGTGGGGATTCGAACGCATGGAACGAACGGTCTTCGGCAATCCGCCGGAGCTGATAACGGCTGCTATAACATCGGAGTCGTCGCACCGAAAGTCCGAGCTTCCACCGCACAACCGCCAGAGAAAGTCATCGTCTGCGTCGGCATCCCACCTGCCAGGCAAGCTCCGTCCCCGTCGAAGCCCGTCGACGTTTCGTACCGTCCGTTCGTCGACGTGACGATCAGGTGCGTCAGTTTcgcatttgaatttttttctcatttttatcaATCGTCGTATTTGCATCTAACGCACCGTCAGATTGTTACGAGAAATTCAATTATACCGATTTCGCAATATACAGATACACCTTACGATAGGCGATTTCATTATTGATGTAGTTTCATTCCTGCTGttttttttgtcgaattttattcaatttagaGAAGAAGAGATGTGacggaattttattttgggtTTCTCTGATCAATAAgcatgtaaaattttcttattgcAAAGACCCTGTTGATCAAGTTTTTATCCGCAACAACTCGATCGAGAACATCACAGTAATTTTGCGCTTATAAATAACAGAGTCGATTGATTAATGTCCGAAGAATAGCCGTTTAAACATGTTTGGTACGAATGAATATCATTACAATTATGCGTGAGATAATTTATCTGACATTAACGAGCACGTTTGTTCGAtaggataaaattttactggtaattcgaatcaaattttacacatCCGAATAAATTTGACTTCCGGCTGGAAAAATCATGTATTAGGTACAAATACTTGTACGCCTGGATAGCGATCTATTCAAATACCGACGATCAATGTCTGATACCATCGTATTGACTTATTGTCGACGCATTCGCTGCAACGTGCGTGCTCCGATTATGCAACGATAGACAGAGAAAAAGCATCAACGAAACAACACCAGTCATTTAATGGCTAGAAAATTGTACCGATTAAGACTAGTTTCAATAAAGAACGACGAGATCTTTTAAAGGTTTAGTTGATGGTAATTTAGCTCGACtaaattttcacacacacacacacacccacacacacacacacacacacgcacgcagaCAAATATCACGTGGAAGTAATTAACACGTGTCATTTCAGCAGTGCTGTGTGTATTTTACACACGTTCGTTACACGCGTGATACGTACATATTGCTTGATAGATCTGAGTTCGGACTTCGTCGAAGCGGTCGGACCGCCTGGAATATTGCAAACGAATACAGCATCGCAATGATAGAATCCGAAGCTGCGAACGGTCATACGTTTGACTTATGAGCTTGATCGGTGCATAAAACAACGCAATCTGTCTGGTTGCTGTAGCGACACGCGCGGTGCGGAGAGATTTTCAAGGAAAATCAGTTCTATTTATGGTTGTTATACGTAGGCGAGAAAGACAGCGCGATTTCGTCTTATTCGCCTGTGTGCGCGCGTTTATGCATATGTGTGACACATTCGCGTTAATGCATACGTATTGAAAATTCCAAGCCGATTGCTCAATTCCTAGCTTGATCGCTCGTACACGGTCGTTTAACCGCTTGCAGATTTACATAACGCGACGTGTTTGTGCTAATACGGTTTGATCACTGACCCGTATCAGGAGTATCAggactaagaaaaaaaagtatgcaaaataaggaagaaaaataaagaaaaaaaaaaaacagaaatcgCAACAGTCCGTTAATTAAAGTTTGGCGAGGCGAAGATGCGAATACTTAGCGAACCAAAATTTATCGTGTCGTAAAATCGCGTTTGGTCATAGCCTTGTACCGTATACGTCCTGGTTCAAGTAATCCTGAAGTAATTTGACAAGTCAATTGATTCGTAGGCAGGCATCTTCGTTCTACGTCAACTATGGACAACATTCAGAGGCGTTTAGTGATGTGATCGCGTGATACGATTCTCGGAGAGTAGCCTGTGGCGGATAACGGTTGCATTTATACTTCGAGTGGCAAATAATAAAGTATTTTATCGCACAGATAAATCCGCAACTGTATAAGACTCCGCACGTCATCGCCATGGGCAAGAAACTCCTGACAATGACCCTACTCCCGATTGTCTTGGCCTTTTCAACAATCGGTGCCGATCACGTTGGCGCCAAGAATGATGAGCCAGTGCTGAGACTAGTCAATGTCGTAAGTAAGAacagtgaaataaataaaaaattgacaaacaaTATAAGATAAACGAAAGTGATTATTTTATCACGAGCAACATAATCGTCAATTCTAATATCTCTTACAATATATTTCGGCTACTGTATAATTAACtgataatttcattattttgtcAAGGTTTTTCGACACGGCGACCGAGCTCCCGATCCGTTAGAAACTTATCCCACGGATCCGTTCATAAACGAAACGTTCTACCCGGAAGGTCGAGGAGGTCTTACCAACGTGAGTATTATACgatcaaaataatataacgGTAGGTGTATAAATGTTCTACCGAGTCTCAAAGTTATTCGGTAATGATCCAAAATCTCAAATTAAcatacttgaaaaattctttctcatAAAAGTCTGCATAAATTTGTACGAAGTCTTCGTTCCTCCTTCTTTCGTGCCATCTTCCTTTTCCGTCACTACCGAACAAACGAGTAAAGTTACATCGCGGTATCCGATTAGAATCAGAGTTAATAAATAACGCCGGTGTAATAGACGTAGAGAATTTATTCGAATCCGGTATATAAGATTTTATCAAAGAAATTCGTGACACGTTCGTAGAATGAAGTTGAACAGGCAGATCCGCCTGCCACTGTTCACTGGTGGTGTGTAAAGTCTCTCGATTAAAAAGTTTTCCCGGTGTTTTCAACTCTTCGTAGGCTGGAAAAATGCGCGAATATCAGCTGGGTCTCGAGCTTAAAGCTCGCTACGGTGATTTCCTCGGACCCGTTTGGGTGCCCTCGATGGTCGAGGCTCGCAGCACGTACTACGACAGGACGAAAATGTCCCTTCAATTGGTCCTGAGTGCGCTTTTCCCGCCGGCACCGATCCAGCGATGGAACAGCCAGCTTTTCTGGCAACCGATACCGACGACCTACAAGCGCTCCTACGAGGACATCCTTCTGCTCGCCGACGAGTGTCCGAAGTCAGTAACTTAATTAAGATCTGGACGATCTTTCGTAACGGAGGGGGAGGACAATGTCATTTTGTTATCCTCGTTACTCACCCGGTGACGTTTTTCCTATTCCAGGTTCGTGGCTGAGTTCGAACGGGTCAAGAATAATCCTGAGATCGTTAGAAAATTCGCCAAGTACAGCGCACTCGCTGCTTATATCGAAACCCACAGCGGAAGGCCTGTGACGTCCGCTTTCGACCTCTACGACTTTTACCACATATTTACCGCCCAGATGGCCGCGAATTTGGTGTTGCCGGAATGGACCAAAGAGATTTACCCAGATGGTCAATTGTACGAAGCAGCTACTGTTCAATACGAGAGTGCCTCTTTTACCAACAACCTCAAGAAATTGAACGGAGGTGAGTTTGGTTAAATTACCCTGCAATATGCGGTAATCGGTAAATTACACATAGCAATTCACATTCACGTTCACGAGGTGTGATTATTTCGGAAGAGATAATTCGTATCGCGTCGTTATTGCCAAACTTGGTCGAAgcaaatataattaaatttctgTAGAAATTGATACGCGCGTTTTGATTGAATACAGTGACGTTGTACcggtatatatacacagacaaacacacgcacacacggtTAAATACTGAATTGAGAACCGAGCCAGTTTAATACGGGCTGCACATGCACCGCAGCTGCGCTTGTTGAACGAATGATAAAACCGGTTCAATCCGAGACCGCGGACTAAACAATAAAAGCCAAGAGTAAATATGTTTGTCTGAAAGCAATGTTACTTATCGTGGAATTGACATTGGGCCATATGCTCAATAACAACAAATCTGTAAAGTTATTGTTCGCGTGACGAGCATCAGGTAGACAATCGGTATCTCATCACGTTTGCGCAAAGATTAACCGGCAATGTCGACCCGAGCCTTACGGACAATCGTTCAACAATTGTTTCCCTCGTCAGGTCCATTGGTGCGAAAGATCTCAGAGGACATGTCCGCAGTTAGGAGCGGAACTACGCCTGCCGATCGTAAGATTTACCTTTACAGCTCCCACGAGACGAACATCGGTGCAGTTTTGAACACACTCGGAGTATACGAACCCCACGTTCCCCAGTATTCGAGCGGCATTGTCGTCGAGCTTTGGGAGAAGAAGAACGAGTACTTTGTCAAGGTGAGAGAGTTTAGCGATTTTTCTTAGCATCTACGTACCGAAATGGCTAATTTAGACTCCCGTCAAAGTCCAAGTGGAGGGAATACGCGAGATGAGGAAAGTTTACGTTGCTGGCACTGTGCGATTGAAAAATCACCGATTGATTCTTCCTCAGGTTCTCCACTACCTCGGAATACCTCAGACCTTCGTAACGAAGAGGATACCTGGATGCGAAGAACTCTGTCCTCTGGATCAGTTTCTGGAGATAATGCAGCCCGTTATCCCCTCTGATTCCGACTTGATATGCGTAAAGAAGGGCGCTCCCACGGCGCTGAGCAATACGCTGTGATGAAATTAGGTAGAAGAGATAAGAGAGATGGTTTCGTTATATATGATCGTGGTGCggtcgttgaaaaaaagaataaaaatatacatatcgTTGATTGATTCGCGCGTGTGGCAGACACGCCGCGTATCGTTAGACGCGATGCTGCAGGGTGtggtgatttttctttttttttctttttcgtctaattttatttatacgcacGCACGATTACGGATAAGTTCATTCCACAGCATAGAAACGTATCACTCCCGTCGTCCGCGGTATAAAAACCTTTTCATGAATATATCTATCGTAAGATTTCAACCAATTGGAAATTCTTTTGTtatctgtttttattttcaatatcgatACCGAGATGACGTGCAGGTTTATCTGCGATAAAATATAAGAGTGGAAACGCTTTGCATGTCTtgcggaaaataatttttactccGTTTAAAATATACCTGTCACAATGGACGCGCGTACAACGCGTGTAAAGCTGTACATGTGTGAATCATACCTATAGATTTGACAATGGTccgatgttgttgttgttgttgttgttgttctcgttttttttttttttttgtttattgtacCGTTCTTGTTGCTCTTCGTATTAACGAAATCTaacttttcttataattttttttctcagtattcTCTGCCTTGTTGTACATTTAATAATACACCTGCCTACCAcgcaattgtttatttatttaatatacgttctaatattattttatttgtacatACACGTAGTAGATATGGAAATACGTTCAAACAATTACGTATTCGTTGATACGCACTCAGtttcatgtataataaatata from Neodiprion lecontei isolate iyNeoLeco1 chromosome 1, iyNeoLeco1.1, whole genome shotgun sequence includes these protein-coding regions:
- the LOC107227862 gene encoding venom acid phosphatase Acph-1, which translates into the protein MGKKLLTMTLLPIVLAFSTIGADHVGAKNDEPVLRLVNVVFRHGDRAPDPLETYPTDPFINETFYPEGRGGLTNAGKMREYQLGLELKARYGDFLGPVWVPSMVEARSTYYDRTKMSLQLVLSALFPPAPIQRWNSQLFWQPIPTTYKRSYEDILLLADECPKFVAEFERVKNNPEIVRKFAKYSALAAYIETHSGRPVTSAFDLYDFYHIFTAQMAANLVLPEWTKEIYPDGQLYEAATVQYESASFTNNLKKLNGGPLVRKISEDMSAVRSGTTPADRKIYLYSSHETNIGAVLNTLGVYEPHVPQYSSGIVVELWEKKNEYFVKVLHYLGIPQTFVTKRIPGCEELCPLDQFLEIMQPVIPSDSDLICVKKGAPTALSNTL